The DNA region ATACAGCAGCGACGGGCATGACGGTATTGTAGAAAACGGCGTGATCCTGAACGATGAAACACTTGACGTTTTAGGCAAAATGGCTTTGGCACATGCACAATCAGGTGCCGATATCATTGCCCCTTCGGATATGATGGACGGTCGCGTGGGTTACATCCGCAATGTATTGGATGATAATGGTTTTACCAACGTATCTATCATGTCATACTCGGCTAAATACGCAAGCGCGTTTTATGGCCCGTTCCGGGATGCCTTGAACTCGGCACCAAAGTTTGGCGATAAAAAAACTTACCAGATGAATCCCGCCAACCAGCGCGAAGCGTTGATAGAGGCTGAACTGGACGAACTGGAAGGCGCCGACTTTCTGATGGTAAAACCAGCCCTGCCATATCTTGACGTTATTAAACTGATAAAAGATAATACCGAATTGCCTGTTGCAGCCTACAACGTAAGCGGCGAATACGCTATGATCAAAGCTGCTATTCAACGTGGCTGGCTAAACGAGCAGCGTGCCATTACCGAGGTACTTACCAGTATCCGCCGTGCCGGTGCAACTGCTATTTTAACCTATCATGCCAAAGAGGTTTTGGAGAATAAGTGGCTTTGATAAGCTAAAAGCTTAAGGCAAAAAGCCGAAAGCTAATAAACAAATATATAGAAGCTTTAAGCCTTTGGCTTTTTGCTTTACGCTCAAAAAATCAAGCTTTAAGCCTTTGGCTTTCAGCTTTAAGCTCATAATAAAAAATGTTCGATTCAATAAAAAAGATGTTTTCTGCAGAGGATGAACCGGTAAATACTACGGGCAAGCCCGATATCAGTCGTGAAAAATCGGCTGAACTTTATGCTAAGGCGCAAACCTATTTTCCGGGTGGGGTTAACTCGCCGGTAAGGGCTTTTAAATCTGTTTATGGCACGCCGCTGTTTATTCAAAAAGGTGATGGCAGTCATATCTGGGATGCTGATGGTAACGAGTTTATCGATTACTGCTGCTCATGGGGACCACTGATCCTGGGCCATAACAATGCCAAAGTACGGGAAAAGGTTATCGAGGTAATGCAAAACGGCATGAGTTTCGGCGCACCTACAGCATTAGAGAATGAGCTGGCCGAGCTGATCCTGAAAAACAATAAGTTTATTGAAAAGATCCGTTTTGTAAGCTCTGGCACCGAGGCTGTAATGTCGGCCATCAGGTTGGCAAGAGGTTATACCAAACGCGATAAGATCCTGAAATTTGAAGGTTGCTATCACGGTCACGCCGATGCTTTATTGGTAAAAGCAGGCTCAGGTTTGGTTACCTTCGGCGAAACTTCATCAGCAGGCGTGCCAAAATCAGTTGCTGATGAAACCATTGTAGTAGCGCTTAACGATAAGGAAGCTTTAGCCAAAGCTTTCGAAGAATTTAAAGACCAGATTGCCGCGGTGATCATTGAACCGGTACCCGCCAATAATGGTTTACTATTACAAGAAAAAGAATACCTGCAATATTTGCGCGACATCTGTACGCAAAACGGCACCATGCTGATATTTGATGAGGTGATATCCGGTTTCCGCGTTGGCTTTGAAGGTGCGGCCGGTTACTACCAGATCAAACCTGATATTATCACTTACGGTAAAATTATCGGTGGAGGTATGCCTGTTGGTGCTTATGGCTCATCGGCAACAATCATGAGCAATATCTCACCAGAAGGTTCGGTTTACCAGGCGGGTACCTTATCAGGCAACCCGGTTGCCATGGGTGCCGGTATCGCCCAGCTTAGTGAGCTTTTACGCATGGGCTTTTACCGCGACCTGAACAATAAAACAGAAGAGTTCGTAGAAGCCATTCAGCGTTTTGCTACCGCCCGCAATTATAAGTTTAAGGTGTTTGGCATAGGCTCCATATTTTGGTTTGCTTTTACAGATAAAGAGTATATTCGTAAAGCCGAAGACATTGATGCATCAAGCATGGAAAAATTCAAAAAATTCCACCGCGAACTGCTGAACAGGGGCATTTATTTAGGCCCGTCGGGGTATGAGGTTGGCTTTATATCATCGGCCCACACCAAGACAGACCTGGAGAAAACAAAACGTGCTATATTTGATAGTTTGGATTTAGTATTCAATTCTAAGTAGCCAGTTTGCAGTTGCCAGCGGGCAGTTTGCAGCTTAATACAACACATTGCAAACTGACAAACTACTGCCAACTGAAAACTGATAACTGCCAACTGATATGAAGAAGTCATTTGTTATTTTTTACGCGCTCATCACCTACGCCGTTGCCGAACTGGTGTGGTGGGGCTATATGCTGGTTACGCTGCAACCGCGCCGTACCGGTATGATCCTGGGCGAAGGGGCCATGTTTGTGGCCGTATTTTTAATTGGCGCCATTAACCTGCACCGCTCGTTCAATAAAGAACGCAGGTTACAGGAGCAAAAAAAGAACTTCCTGCTTTCGGTAACGCATGAATTGAAATCGCCGCTGGCATCTATCAAGATACTGCTGCAAACTATCCAAAAGCGTCACCTGACCAAAGAACAGCTCCTCGATTTTATTGAGAAATCACTGAACGATGTTGAGCGTTTGGACGATATGGTTGAGAATATGCTGCTTGCATCTAAGATCGAAAATCGCTCATACAGTTTCCCTAAGGCCAGCTTTAACCTTTCGGTTTTGGTTGATAGTATTGTTAACCGGCTCCAGATCTCTAAATGTGATTGCAACCAGCAGATC from Mucilaginibacter sp. SJ includes:
- a CDS encoding sensor histidine kinase gives rise to the protein MKKSFVIFYALITYAVAELVWWGYMLVTLQPRRTGMILGEGAMFVAVFLIGAINLHRSFNKERRLQEQKKNFLLSVTHELKSPLASIKILLQTIQKRHLTKEQLLDFIEKSLNDVERLDDMVENMLLASKIENRSYSFPKASFNLSVLVDSIVNRLQISKCDCNQQIIEAEIEPKVEIVGDKFALTSVVTNLIENAVKYSSPCSSVGVKLFSKDDKVYLQVSDHGIGIADEEKTRIFDRFYRVGSEETRNTKGTGLGLYIVKEVLDKHQASIRVKDNRPAGSIFEVTFGLT
- the hemB gene encoding porphobilinogen synthase, with amino-acid sequence MLQRPRRNRKSEVIRQMVQETHVSAANLIFPLFIIDGVNQKSEVASMPGIFRYSIDNLLREIESCLKLGLNSFDLFPNIAEELKDKFATESYRDESLYLRAIREVKKNFPEACVITDVAMDPYSSDGHDGIVENGVILNDETLDVLGKMALAHAQSGADIIAPSDMMDGRVGYIRNVLDDNGFTNVSIMSYSAKYASAFYGPFRDALNSAPKFGDKKTYQMNPANQREALIEAELDELEGADFLMVKPALPYLDVIKLIKDNTELPVAAYNVSGEYAMIKAAIQRGWLNEQRAITEVLTSIRRAGATAILTYHAKEVLENKWL
- the hemL gene encoding glutamate-1-semialdehyde 2,1-aminomutase, with amino-acid sequence MFDSIKKMFSAEDEPVNTTGKPDISREKSAELYAKAQTYFPGGVNSPVRAFKSVYGTPLFIQKGDGSHIWDADGNEFIDYCCSWGPLILGHNNAKVREKVIEVMQNGMSFGAPTALENELAELILKNNKFIEKIRFVSSGTEAVMSAIRLARGYTKRDKILKFEGCYHGHADALLVKAGSGLVTFGETSSAGVPKSVADETIVVALNDKEALAKAFEEFKDQIAAVIIEPVPANNGLLLQEKEYLQYLRDICTQNGTMLIFDEVISGFRVGFEGAAGYYQIKPDIITYGKIIGGGMPVGAYGSSATIMSNISPEGSVYQAGTLSGNPVAMGAGIAQLSELLRMGFYRDLNNKTEEFVEAIQRFATARNYKFKVFGIGSIFWFAFTDKEYIRKAEDIDASSMEKFKKFHRELLNRGIYLGPSGYEVGFISSAHTKTDLEKTKRAIFDSLDLVFNSK